A single region of the Dryobates pubescens isolate bDryPub1 chromosome 40, bDryPub1.pri, whole genome shotgun sequence genome encodes:
- the LOC104304834 gene encoding inhibin beta C chain-like, translated as MTATVAFLLLSLLRVAAAKGMRCPVCGLAALAPSTQREVLLALAKQSILSGLGLPDRPNTTQPMPRGALLTALHRLRGQHTDTAEPPGAPRGGSNPRPGRGLQQYEILSFAEAGSSTSRSVLLHFRFTRDLSESTEVLRATLYLFWAVPGPGTHPVTIRLLQPDPAGLNTTVTGESRLEVQRSGWTTLDVGPAVQQLFGQGSQRLTVELEVPEALGSSLLADRSGSRWPFVAAQARVRAPHRVRRRSIDCSGDSRTCCRKEFFVDFKEIGWEDWIIHPEGYHMNYCAGLCPRHMAAAPGLAASFHTAVLNLIKASNAEAAGGSCCVPTQRRPLSLLYYDRDSNIVKTDIPDMIVDACGCT; from the exons ATGACAGCCACGGTggctttcctgctcctgagccttctgaGGGTGGCGGCTGCCAAGGGAATGCGGTGCCCAGTCTGcgggctggcagccctggcacccagcacgcagcgggaggtgctgctggcgcTGGCCAAGCAGAGCATCCTCTCCGGGCTCGGCTTGCCGGACAGGCCCAACACCACCCAGCCCATGCCCAGGGGGGCCCTGCTGACCGCTCTCCACAGGCTGCGTGGGCAGCACACGGACACGGCCGAGCCCCCAGGGGCACCCCGGGGTGGCAGCAACCCGCGCCCTGGGAGGGGTCTACAGCAGTACGAGATCCTGAGCTTTGCCGAGGCAG GGTCCTCCACCTCCCGCAGTGTCCTCTTGCATTTCCGCTTCACCCGGGACCTGTCCGAGAGCACCGAGGTCCTCCGGGCCACCCTCTACCTCTTCTGGGCAGTGCCCGGCCCCGGGACTCATCCTGTCACCATCAGGCTCCTGCAGCCGGACCCGGCGGGGCTGAACACGACGGTGACCGGCGAGAGCCGGCTGGAGGTGCAGAGGAGTGGCTGGACCACACTGGACGTGGGGCCAGCTGTCCAGCAGCTCTTCGGCCAAGGCAGTCAGAGGCTCACCGTGGAGCTGGAGGTGCCGGAGGCCCTGGGGTCTTCCTTGCTGGCTGACCGCAGTGGCTCTCGCTGGCCCTTTGTGGCAGCCCAGGCGCGGGTCAGGGCACCGCACCGCGTCCGGCGGCGCAGCATCGACTGCAGCGGCGACTCCCGGACGTGCTGCCGCAAGGAGTTCTTCGTGGACTTCAAGGAGATCGGCTGGGAGGATTGGATCATCCATCCCGAGGGCTACCACATGAACTACTGCGCGGGGCTCTGTCCCCGGCACATGGCTGCCGCCCCCGGCCTCGCAGCCTCCTTCCACACCGCCGTCCTCAACCTCATCAAAGCCTCCAACGCGGAGGCTGCCGGCGGCTCCTGCTGCGTCCCGACCCAGCGCCGGCCGCTCTCGCTGCTCTACTATGACCGGGACAGCAACATCGTCAAGACTGACATCCCCGACATGATCGTGGATGCCTGCGGCTGCACctga